From a single Cnuibacter physcomitrellae genomic region:
- a CDS encoding alpha/beta hydrolase, with the protein MTAILDLSIISGPLVIVVYAVSALVALLLIAVRPSRRWSRRRWLLVAAVALVAGAVVGLVATWIVSDWANVFGVVLSAVVHTWIAVGFAGMALAAASFVRATWRRIVASALALLLFAATTAMSINIDIGQYPTVRSALGLSAYQGNPLPQISAPPAGTARSTIATWTAPNGMPDHGTVGEVEIPATVSGFPARPADVYLPPAALTANPPLLPVLIVLSGQPGNPDAPLSAAKLQRSLDAYAAQHQGLAPIVVSPDQLGSPQANPMCIDSPLGNSATYLTVDVPTWIRSNLPVLDSPDYWGIGGLSQGGTCSIQLGAAHPELFSAILDASGELAPSLGDEQKTIDQGFGGDSAAYEAATPAAIMAAKAPYTNMYAVFGVGANDSGFKPGVQTLYQDALAAGIDAVYVEAPDSAHDATAWAYTFQQGLGLIADRWGLNR; encoded by the coding sequence ATGACAGCGATCCTCGACCTGAGCATCATCTCAGGCCCTCTGGTGATCGTGGTCTACGCGGTGTCCGCCCTCGTCGCGCTGCTGCTGATCGCGGTGCGGCCGAGCCGCCGCTGGTCTCGGCGCCGCTGGCTGCTCGTAGCGGCCGTCGCCCTCGTCGCCGGCGCGGTCGTCGGGCTCGTCGCGACCTGGATCGTCAGCGACTGGGCGAACGTCTTCGGCGTGGTCCTCTCCGCCGTGGTGCACACCTGGATCGCGGTGGGCTTCGCCGGCATGGCCCTGGCCGCCGCGTCCTTCGTCCGGGCCACCTGGCGTCGCATCGTCGCCTCCGCGCTGGCTCTGCTGCTGTTCGCCGCGACCACCGCGATGAGCATCAACATCGACATCGGCCAGTACCCCACGGTGCGGAGCGCTCTGGGCCTCAGCGCCTATCAGGGCAACCCGCTCCCTCAGATCTCCGCACCTCCCGCCGGGACGGCACGCTCCACGATCGCCACCTGGACGGCCCCGAACGGGATGCCCGACCACGGCACGGTGGGCGAGGTCGAGATCCCCGCCACCGTCTCGGGCTTCCCGGCGCGCCCCGCCGACGTCTACCTCCCGCCCGCGGCGCTCACCGCCAACCCTCCGCTCCTGCCCGTCCTCATCGTGCTGTCCGGTCAGCCCGGCAACCCGGATGCGCCGCTCTCCGCCGCCAAGCTGCAGCGGAGCCTCGACGCCTACGCCGCCCAGCACCAGGGGCTCGCCCCCATCGTGGTCTCCCCCGACCAGCTGGGCAGCCCCCAGGCGAACCCGATGTGCATCGACTCGCCGCTGGGCAACTCGGCGACCTACCTCACGGTCGACGTGCCGACCTGGATCCGCTCGAACCTGCCCGTGCTCGACTCTCCCGACTACTGGGGCATCGGCGGATTGTCGCAGGGCGGGACCTGCTCCATCCAGCTCGGCGCCGCCCATCCCGAGCTGTTCAGCGCCATCCTCGACGCCTCCGGCGAGCTCGCCCCCTCCCTCGGCGACGAGCAGAAGACCATCGATCAGGGCTTCGGCGGCGACAGCGCCGCCTACGAGGCGGCCACCCCGGCAGCCATCATGGCCGCCAAGGCGCCCTATACGAACATGTACGCCGTCTTCGGCGTCGGGGCGAACGACTCGGGCTTCAAGCCGGGCGTACAGACCCTCTATCAGGATGCCCTCGCTGCCGGCATCGACGCCGTCTACGTCGAGGCGCCGGACAGCGCCCACGACGCCACGGCCTGGGCGTACACCTTCCAGCAGGGGCTCGGCCTGATCGCCGACCGCTGGGGGCTGAACCGATGA